Proteins encoded by one window of Manis pentadactyla isolate mManPen7 chromosome X, mManPen7.hap1, whole genome shotgun sequence:
- the SATL1 gene encoding LOW QUALITY PROTEIN: spermidine/spermine N(1)-acetyltransferase-like protein 1 (The sequence of the model RefSeq protein was modified relative to this genomic sequence to represent the inferred CDS: substituted 2 bases at 2 genomic stop codons) — translation MNHSGMNQSSLLDMNQPGTCQLDMSLLVMNQMDRNQPSTSLLDISQLGLSQSGMRQPSPSQSGISQSGIRQAGLNQSGIKQPFLSQSGMNHLGMRQSGESQSDTSQPSPSQPGMRQPGMRQTGPSLPDRSQSGPYQIGMRQLQSSLGQSSMRQPGLRQPGMRQSGASQSDISQPGPSQPGLRQSGEKAFEQKATKGELFLIRSAEAXDCPEILILTKELAACKNMLESVKLTVTDLLRDGFGDNPLFNCLTIEVHNQQKPSGQVTVGFAMXYFTYDPWIGKLLYLEDFYVI, via the exons ATGAACCACTCAGGCATGAACCAATCAAGCTTACTAGATATGAACCAACCAGGCACGTGCCAGCTAGACATGAGCTTACTTGTTATGAACCAAATGGACAGGAACCAACCAAGCACAAGCCTACTTGACATCAGTCAACTGG GCCTGAGCCAATCAGGCATGAGGCAACCAAGCCCAAGCCAATCAGGCATAAGTCAATCAGGCATTAGGCAGGCAGGCCTGAACCAATCAGGCATTAAGCAACCGTTCCTGAGCCAATCTGGCATGAATCATTTAGGTATGAGGCAATCAGGTGAAAGCCAATCAGACACAAGTCAACCAAGCCCTAGCCAACCAGGCATGAGACAACCAGGGATGAGGCAAACAGGCCCAAGCCTACCTGACAGAAGCCAATCAGGCCCATACCAAATAGGCATGAGGCAACTGCAATCAAGCCTGGGCCAGTCCAGCATGAGGCAACCAGGCCTGAGGCAACCAG GTATGAGGCAATCAGGTGCAAGCCAATCAGACATAAGTCAACCAGGCCCAAGCCAACCAGGCTTGAGGCAAAGTGGGGAGAAGGCATTCGAGCAGAAGGCAACCAAGGGTGAATTGTTTCTGATAAGATCTGCAGAGGCTTAAGACTGCCCAGAAATCCTGATCCTAACAAAA GAATTGGCTGCCTGTAAAAACATGCTGGAATCAGTGAAGTTAACAGTAACAG ATTTACTGAGGGATGGCTTTGGGGACAATCCCCTTTTCAACTGCCTGACTATAGAAGTACACAATCAACAAAAGCCATCAG GCCAAGTGACTGTTGGATTTGCCATGTAGTACTTTACATATGACCCCTGGATTGGCAAGTTACTTTACCTAGAGGACTTTTATGTCATATAA